The Candidatus Binatia bacterium genomic interval TCGTGCCACTGTCGTGCTTCGAGGCCTGCGCCGCTGCGGCCGGGAGCACCGGCGCTGCTATCGTTGCGGTCCCAGCGCACGACACCGTCAAGGTCGTCAACGCCGACGGCGCCATCGTCGAGACACTCGATCGCCGCACCATCTGGCTAGCACAAACCCCTCAGGCATTTAGGACTTCGCTACTGCGTCGCGCCTATGAACACGCCCAGCGCGATGGCTACACCGCTACTGATGACGCGATGCTGGTGGAACGCATCGGCGCGACCGTGCGGGTCGTTCCCGGCCTGTCCGTCAACCGAAAGATTACGACCCCCGACGATCTCGACTGGGCCGAGTTCCTTCTTCAGACTCAGAAACTGGCTGACTGAGATCACGCCGCTGCCCCAGGCTTTCGTTCAAGCTGCCGCTGCGGAAGCCTTGCAGATCGACGGTAACGTAGAGGAATCCGATTGCTTTGAACTCGCGGACGAGCGGCTCTCGGATCTCAGGTGCCACGATCCGCTCGAGCAAACCGGC includes:
- the ispD gene encoding 2-C-methyl-D-erythritol 4-phosphate cytidylyltransferase produces the protein MKTSAIVVAAGQGTRIGAAGGKAFIAIGGQPMATYSLRTLSALSDLLSIVFVVGAGQDERAASTLSQYGPWPVPIHLARGGAERQDSVAAGLAAVDATAELVIVHDAARPFVPLSCFEACAAAAGSTGAAIVAVPAHDTVKVVNADGAIVETLDRRTIWLAQTPQAFRTSLLRRAYEHAQRDGYTATDDAMLVERIGATVRVVPGLSVNRKITTPDDLDWAEFLLQTQKLAD